In the Clostridiales bacterium genome, GAGTCCTGACTGCGGTGTACCCATTCAACTCAACCCATTCCGGTGTCCCGAATGCGGGACCGCGAGTGTAGACGTCACCGTACCCCTGAGGTATGGCCGCAACGATCTCCTCCCTCGTAAGGGGCGCTGAGCCTGTCTCCGAGCCTCCGGTGCCCAGTCCGATCGCAACCGCCGCGCCCACGAGGATCGCGGCCGCAACTCCAGCCACCACCCATTTCCACATCGATGCGTTCATGTCGATCCACCCCAATCGAAACCGATTACGGCGTCGCGATCACCCGGAAGTCGCGCTTGCCGCTGTACCATGAGCCCCAATGTCCATAGAACCCGGGATCACCGTACGGTTCCGGTGGCTGCCGACATGCTCGTCCAGCACGCTCAGTCGTCAGCAGGCACGCGGAGCCCGTCTGAGAGCGCACGCAACGCCGCGCCGCGGTGGCTGATCGCGTTCTTAGCGTGCGTGGCGAGCTCTGACATCGTCTTTCCTGGCACTTCATCGGGCCAGAAGAGCGGGTCGTAGCCGAAGCCCTTCGCACCACGCGGCTCGGCGCCGATGGTGCCCTCGCACGCGCCTTCTGCGACGACCTCGGCGCCATCCGCTGTCACGAACACAACTACGCAGCGGAATCGCGCCTGACGCCGTACACGCGGCGTATCACCGAGCGCGACGAGCAGGCGGGCGTTGTTCTCGGCGTCGGTGGCACACGGACCGGCGTAGTAGCGAGAGTGCACGCCGGGCTCCCCGTCGAGCGCGTCAACTTCGAGGCCGGAGTCATCGGCGAGTGCGGGCAGCCCGAATAGCCCGTGGGCCGCCAACGCTTTGATACGCGCGTTCTCAAGAAAGGTCGAGCCACTTTCCTCGGGCTCGGGCCATTCGCCGAGCTCGCCTGCGGCCACGAACTCCCAGCCGGTGAACGCGAGCGCGCCACGAATCTCTTCGACCTTGTGTGCGTTGCCGGTCGCGACCACCACGCGCCCCCCGGGCGGCATGAGCGCGGGGGCTAGCGTGACGTGCGTCTCAGAGCTCGGCGACATCGGCGTCCTCCGCGACGACCTTGCGCTGGAAGTCGATGAGCCTCTCGCACCCTGCGACCCCAAGGTCGAGGAGTTCGTCCAAGCGCGCACGACCGAACGGTGTGCGCTCGCCGGTACCCTGCACCTCGATGAAGCGGCCGCGGCCGTCCATGACGACGTTCATGTCGATCTCTGCGATGGAGTCCTCGGCGTAGTCGAGGTCGAGCATGGTCACACCGTCAACCATCCCCACACTCGTCGCCGCGACAAAGTCGATGAGCGGCACCTCCGGGATGCGTCCCGCGTTGCGCCAGGTGGCAAGCGCGTCGTGCAGCGCGAGGTAGGCGCCGGTCACCGCGGCGGTTCGCGTGCCGCCGTCTGCCTGAATGACGTCGCAGTCGACGTTCACCGTCACCTCCCCGCCCATCGCGCCCATGTCGACGACGGTGCGGAGCGACCGACCGATGAGCCGCTGGATCTCGTGGGTACGACCTTTGAGTCCGCCGCCGGTCGACTCGCGGCGCGAGCGTGTGTGAGTCGATGCGGGAAGGAGCGCGTACTCGGCGGTCACCCATCCCTTGCCGCTCCCGCGACGCCACTGTGCGACACCCTCAACGACACTCGCGGCGCACAGCACCTTCGTGTCGCCGAACTCGAGCATGCAGCTGCCGTGGGCATGCTTAAGGTAGCGGCGCGTCACGCGCACCGGGCGCAACTCTCCGGGCGCGCGTCCGTCGGCTCTGGTCATAAGGTGCGTTCCTCTCTCGCTGGCCCTTTCGGGCCGATCTCGAAGACATCGAACTCGCGTGCGACGACCACGCGTCCTCCAAAGGTCTCATGCGCGTCGTCTGCCATACGTTCACGATCGTTGGTGGGCCACACGTGCGTGAGGACAAGCGTGTGGACGCCTGCCTCACGCGCAAGCGCGCCTGCTTCCGAAGCGGTCATGTGCGGCGCTATCCCGGCATACTCCTCCGGAAGTGTCGCCTCGGCAAGAAGTACATCAGCATCCGTAGCGGCTTCGAGCGCGCGAGGGCCGTACGCGGTGTCGGCCGTGTAGCACAGCGCCGCGGTGCCATCGGTGACGCGAAACGCGAAGGAGTGGTCAGTGTGATCGACCAAGCGCGGTTCTATGGTGAACGGGCCGACGCTCACCGGAACACGATCGGCGAGCGCGTGCGGATTGAATGCGGCAGCGAACTCAATCACGCCTCGGTCCGACAGTAAACACGTCATGCGCTCAAAGAGCCCGTCGGGAAGGTATACCTCCAGTGGCGCGGCCGGACCCTGCGGTGCGTAACGCAAGAGCGCCTGCAGCGAATAGATGTCGAGGAAGTGGTCGGGGTGCGAATGGCTCACAAACACCCCGCGCAGCGCGAGCGGATCGACGACGCTCACAAGGTGCGCGAGAACCCCGTTTCCGCAATCGAGCAGCACCGCTGTGCCATCGTGTTCGACAAGGTAGCCGGAGCACGCTTGGCCCGCCGCCGCGTACGAAGCCGATGAGCCGAGAACCGTGAGCCTCACGCAGACCCTCCGATCACAGCTGATCGATCAAGTGGCGCGCCGCGCTTAGCGGAGAGCGACAAACTTAGGTGTTCCACCGCGACATGCCCGACAGATCCGAGCGGTTCGCGCAACACCCGTGACCCCAGCCGTGAGAACTCATCGGCGTCCCCGGTGGTCGCGAACGTGTGCACGAGCGGGAGGTCCGTCCGCGCTGCGAGCTGCCCACGGAGCCGCAGTGTCTCTGCGACCTCGCGCGCGGTCTCCTCGGCGGATGAGATTAGCCGCACGTTTGACCCGAGGACCTGCTGGATCGATGTCCCAAGCAGAGGGAAATGCGTGCAACCGAGGATGAGAGTGTCGATGCCTGAGCGCTTGAGCGGATCGAGATAGTCGCGTGCTATCTCGTAGAACGTGGGCCGAATGAACACGTCGGAAGACTCGGCGAGCCACGACTCCAGCGTGCCAGGTCCCATGCGCAGCCCCGCCTCGACCACGTCGACAAAGCGCGGTGTCGCTACCGAGAAGGTGGTCACTCCCGCGTCGATCGAGCGCACGGCCTCGCTGTACGCGCCCGAGTCGATCGTACCTGTCGTGCCGATCACGCCGATGCGCCGGTTGGCGCTTGCGCGTACCGCCGCTCGTGCGCCCGGCTCGACCACGCCAACGACCGGCACGTCGAAAGTCCTCTGCGCAAGGGCGAGCCCTGCCGCTGTAGCTGTGTTACACGCAATGACGATCAGCTTGACCGGCCGGGACTCAAGCCACGTGCCAATCTCTAGGACGAAACGCCTTACCTCAGCAAGGTCACGGGGACCGTACGGACACCGTGCGGTATCTCCCAGGTAGACGATGCGTTCACTGGGAAGCGCGCGCATGATCTCGCGAACGACGGTCAGGCCGCCAAGTCCGGAGTCGAAGATACCGATGGGGAGCTGCTCCATGCGCACAGTATACAGCCCCGCCCGTCGTCGAAACCGCACGCGATCACGCGATCACGCCGTCGACACGAGCTCCACGATGCGCGCACCAATCTCGTGGACGGGAAGGACGGTATCGACTGCACCCATCTCAGCGGCGGCCCTCGGCATGCCGTACACGGTCGATGTCGCCTCATCCTGGGCCAGTGTCGCCGCGCCCCTGTCGCGCATCGCCTTCAGTCCGATGGCGCCGTCAGCACCCATCCCGGTTAGCAGCACCCCCACCGCCGCGGAACCGAATGATCTGGCTACGGACTCGAATAACGTGTCAGCCGAAGGGATGTAGAGCTGGCCGACGGAAGGGGCCTTGAAACGCGCGGTGAGCCCATCGGCGACCAGGTTGCGGCCGGTCGGCGCGAAATACGCCTTGCCTGGCAGGAGCGGCTCGCCATCCGCGGCGGCGGCCACCTTTATCATGCATCCCGCATCGAGCCACGACACGAGTCCGGGGATGAAGCCGTCCGCGATGTGCTGGGCGACGACCACCGGCACAGGAAGGTCGGGGCCTAGGCGCCCAAGCACGCTGAGTAACGCGGATGGCCCTCCTGTAGACGAACCGATAGCGACGATCTGGCGCTGCGCCATGGTCTTCTCGGCAGTCCCGCCCGCGAGCATCGAGGCGGTCCGCCCATCGCGTTTGCCCTTGATGTGCGTGATGACCCGGATACGGGAGAGGACCTTCACACGGTGTATGACATCTCTGCCGATGCGGTCGAGGTCGGCCCAGTCCCGAGGCTCAGGCTTCTTGATCACCTCGAGAGCACCGAGCTTCAGCGCGTCAAACGCGCGTCCCATGCCCTCTCCGTAAACAGACGAAGATACGACGAGGATCGGCGTGGGGTTGAACGCCATGATTCGCTCGGTCGCGGCGAGCCCATCCATCCTGGGCATGTGGATGTCCATCGTGATGAGATCTGGCCTGAGTTCCGCCGCTTTCGCGACAGCCTCCTCGCCATCGACCGCCTCTCCGACGACTTCGATGGCAGGATCCGAGCGCAGAATCTGGGAGAGCATCTCGCGGGACACGAGAGAGTCGTCCGCGATAAGCACACGGACGCGCCCCCTATGTGCCTCGTCCGCCACGCGCGCTTACCGGATCAAACGATCGACGGTGTCAAGCAGAGTGTCCTGGTTGAACACCGACTTGGTGATATACGCATCAGCACCCGCATCGATCCCCTCCGCCTTCTCCTCGTCACGTTCGAGCGAAGTGACGATGATGACCGGGATCTCTTTCAGGGCCGGATCCTTCTTGATCGCCCGCGTCAGCTCAAACCCGGTCATGTTTGGCATCTGGACGTCTGTGACCACCGCGTCGACAACCATTCCTTCGCGTAGCTTGGTCAGTCCCTGTGCGCCGTCCATCGCAACCTCGACATCGTAGCCGGCCGCCTCGAAGATCGAACGCTCAAGCTCGCGCGTGGTAAACGAATCCTCGCAGATGAGAATGTTGCGCGGGCCGGTCCGCTCGGATACTTTCTTCTGCCCCATTCCCCGGCGACCTGCACGAGAGCGAGCGTTGGCCATGAGATCCGGCACGTTGAGGATGGGCACAACCTCTCCCGCGCCGAGTATCGTGACGCCCGCGACGTTGTCGACCTTTCGCAGGTGCGTGCCGAGGGTCTTGATGACGATCTGCTGCTCGCCGACGAGCGCGTCTACCATGAACCCCATGCGATGGCCCGAGAAACCCACGTTCGCGATTGGGATCTTCGCCCCCGGTGCCGGGTCATCGGCGGGCACACCGAGTATGTCAGCAAGGCGCACGAGCGGGATGGTGCGCCGTTGACGGCGGATGACCTCACGACCCTCGACTTTGATCACGTCACTGGGCTCGGCACGAAGCGTCTCGTCAACGGATGCGGTGGGCAGCGCGAAGACCCTATCTCCCACGCGGAGCATGAGCGCGCGGATGATGGCGAGCGTGAGCGGGATCGTGAGGCGGAACGTGGTTCCCTCCCCGTGACGGGATGTCACGTCGAGGGATCCTTTGAGTTTTTCGACGATGAATTCACGAACCACATCCATCCCCACTCCCCTGCCGGAGATCTCTGTGATGATGGCTGCGGTCGAAAATCCTTTCTCGAAGATAAGGTACGTCGCCTCGCGATCGGACAGGGAGTCAGCCTCTGTTTGCGAGATGTATCCCTTGCGAACCGCCGAAGCGCGAACCTGGTTAGGATCGATACCACCGCCATCGTCGGAAACCTCGATGACAATGTGGTCGCCTTCCTGCCGCGCAACCATGCGGATCGTGCCCTTCTCGGGCTTGCCAAGAGAGCGGCGCACGTCGGCGGGCTCGATGCCGTGATCGACGGCGTTACGCATGATGTGCACGAGCGGGTCGTTGATCTCCTCAAGCACCTTCTTGTCGAGCTCAGTGTCCCCGCCTTCGAGAATGAGCTCGACATCCTTTTTGAAAGAGCGGGCGAGATCACGCATCGCGCGCGGGAAGGTGCTAAACACAGTGCTGACCGGCAGCATCCTCAAGCGCATACCTTGTTCCTGCAGGTCGTTGACGACCATCGAAGCACGCGACATGTCATCAGCAAAACCCTTCGAGATTCCAGTAAGCGTTCTCCGCGCATCAGAGAGCGCGGCGTCAAGAGCCGCCACCTCCTCGCTAAGATGCGTCGCCGCCGCATCGTCCTCGTGGATCATTGTGGAGAGCACGCTCTTGGTCCGTAGCCACGCCTGCCAGATGTCCGCCTGCTCAACCACGGCGTGTCTCAGATCAACCGCCCACTGCTCGGCCTTAATCTGAGAAATGACGACTTCGCTTACAAGGTTGAGCAAATCGTCGACTTGTCCGGTCTTGATGCGGATCGTCGGCTGGGACTTGGCCTTCATCGCTCCATCCGCCGAGGAGGAGCGCCTGTCTTGTTGCTCGACCTCCTCGGACTCGTGCTCGTAGTCTTCCGCTGAGTTATCCGGTGCCGCAATGGAGTGCGGCGGGACAGACCCCCCGGCTGCGGCTACGGTCATCTCCGTCTGTGATCCCGCAGCTGGCGCGGCACTACCTTCAGCGACCGCGCTGAGCTTAGCTTGGAGCGCCGCAAGATCGAGCTCAACGGGCACGTCCTTCCCGGCGATCTCCGTAAGATAGACGATGGCGTCGAGCGCCTCGAAGAAGGAGTCTGTCATCTGCGCGGTGTAGGGCGCTTCGCCGTGGCGGATGTTCACCATGATGTCTTCGAGCCGGTGGGCGACGTCGGAAATGTCAAGGAGCCCAACCATCCGAGAAGACCCCTTGAGCGTGTGGGCGTCGCGAAGCATCTGGTCAATGAGTTCGCGATTCTCAGGCTCGGCCTCGAGCGTGATCACGCTCTCATTGAGGCGCTGCAACAGATCTTGCGCCTCTTCCTGGAACTTCCCTATGAACGCTGAGCGGTCGAACTCGACCATTGTCAGGTCTCCTCGTCGCGTGTCCGGCCGCTACCCTACGATCTTAAAAGCCGATCCAACCTGGCTCGACTCAGTCGCGATCAGGGAGAGCTGCTCCGCTGAAGCCGCTACCTGCCTGCTGCCCGCAGCGGTCTGCTGCGCGACAGCGGCAACCTCACGCATCGCTTTGACGACCTGATCGGTCGCGCTCTTCTGCTGCTGCGTCGCGCCGCTGATCTCCTTCGCGGCGATCGTCGTCTGTTCGACCATCTCAACGATCTGGTCGAGGTTCTCGCCGGTCATGTGGGCGAGCTCGACTCCGCTCTGAACCTGTTTGAGTTCCTGCTCCGTAGCGATCACCAGCTCGTTCGCGGCGCCTTGGATCTCGGTCATGATAGTGGAGATCTCGCCAGTCGACTCGACAACACTCTCGGCAAGTTTGCGAATCTCGACGGCGACAACAGAGAACCCCTTACCGGCCTCACCCGCTCGCGCAGCTTCTATCGCCGCGTTGAGAGCGAGGATCTTTGTCTGGTCTGCGATGCTGTTGATTATCGAGAGAACCTGCCCGATCTGCTGACTCCGCTCTCCCAAAGAGAGGATCTTGTTTGCCGAAGACTGACTGCGCAACCGGATGTCCTCCATGGCTTTAAGCGTGTTCATCACCGCGTGCTGGCCCTTCTCGGCGCTGCCGAGCGAGGCTTCCGCCATGCTCACCACCTGATTGGCGTTGTCCGCGATCTGACGGTACGTCGCGGCAAGCTCCTCCATCGTCGCAGTAGTCTGGCTGATGCTTGCGGCCTGTTCCGCCGAGCCGGAGGCCTGCTGCTCGGTAGCTGAGAGGATCTCGTTAGAGGACTGCGCGAGCCGCTTGGATGACTCCTGCGTCTGACGGATCAGGTAGACGATAAGGTCAAGCATTTGGTTATAAGATCGGGCCAGCACGCCAAACTCATCGGGGGTGTTGAGCTCGACTTTGTAGCCGATCTCCCCCTGACACGCCGCCTTCACACTCGTGACAACAGACTCGAGCGGTTTGATGAAGCGCGAGCCAATCGCGATAAGCGCCCCCGCCCACGCCACGCCGATGACGGCAACGCCCGCGATGATGAACAGCCACTCATCGACAGCCTGTGACGCGAACGCGGATATCTCCTCGCCCAGGACCGCGAGCACGAGCCACCACTGGAGCGTGTTGAACACGATCGCGAGTACTATGGTCGCGGCCGTGATCTTATAGAGGAACTTGCTCCTGAACCCTGTGACGAGCTTTGTCAACATCGATGCCTCCTGCGCTATGTCACGTTCCCGCCGCGTCTATCGGTCGAAGAATCGTCGCCGTGTTGAACAGACCGATGAGCCGTCCGTCGACGTAGACGGATCCCGCGACGTACTCGGCCTGGGTCTTGTCGAGGACCGAGAGTGGCGGTTCCACGCCGCCCGACGGCACCTCCACTATGTCGCCAATCTCATCGATGACCATCGCTGTCGTCGCCTCATCGTTTTGGATCACGATCGCCGGCGCCTCCTCAGAAAGCTCATCAGCAGCACCGAGGCCCATGAGCGTCGCAACCTCAGTGACCGATATGATCTCGCCGCGAATATTGACCACGCCGAGGATACTGTCCGGAACGCAAGGGATCGGGGTGACCGTGTAATCCTGGAAGATCTCGCGGACGTCCGCAACCTTGACCGCGTACCATTCCTCGCCCAACCGGAACAGCAACAGCGGTATCCTGTCGTCCGCGTGGTCCTCGACAGCTTCCGCCGCAAGTGATTCAGCCCGTCTGCGCAGGATCTCAGCGGCGACACCCGCAGTGCTATTGCGCCCGTCTTGCCGGATCGAGCTCACGGCGCATCCTCCCCCTCGGCCTCAGGCAGCTCGACCGGCTCGAGCAACGCATCGACATCGAGCAGAAACACCATCCCCGTGTCGAACCTGCATACGCCAAGCATCCTAGACGCGAGCGAATGAATCGATGGAGCGGCCTGCAAACACCCTTCTGGCAAGTCAACCACGTCGTCGACTTCTTCGACGATCAACGCGACGAGCCCTTGAGAGGAACGGCAGATGATCATCGGCGTGTCGATCGTGTGCTCGATAACAGTCATCCCTAGAAGTGTGTGCATATCCAGAGCTGGAATGACGAGGCCGCGCAGGTTCACCATGCCAAGTATCGCCGGTGAGTCGTCAGGTACCTTTGCGAACTCAACGATCTGCTGGATTTCCTGTACGCAACCGATGGGCAGCGCGTACACCTGCCCGCCAAGGTGGAATGTGACGATCTTCTCCACAGCAGCAGGCAAAACAGCCGTCGTTTGTGCCGGGCCGTTCGAGAGTGCCGCATCCTTCTTGCTCGACCGGCGCGCGACCATCGTGTCCTTCCGCTAATCGGTGAACCGTACGACA is a window encoding:
- the cheB gene encoding chemotaxis-specific protein-glutamate methyltransferase CheB, coding for MLIADDSLVSREMLSQILRSDPAIEVVGEAVDGEEAVAKAAELRPDLITMDIHMPRMDGLAATERIMAFNPTPILVVSSSVYGEGMGRAFDALKLGALEVIKKPEPRDWADLDRIGRDVIHRVKVLSRIRVITHIKGKRDGRTASMLAGGTAEKTMAQRQIVAIGSSTGGPSALLSVLGRLGPDLPVPVVVAQHIADGFIPGLVSWLDAGCMIKVAAAADGEPLLPGKAYFAPTGRNLVADGLTARFKAPSVGQLYIPSADTLFESVARSFGSAAVGVLLTGMGADGAIGLKAMRDRGAATLAQDEATSTVYGMPRAAAEMGAVDTVLPVHEIGARIVELVSTA
- a CDS encoding purine-binding chemotaxis protein CheW, with translation MSSIRQDGRNSTAGVAAEILRRRAESLAAEAVEDHADDRIPLLLFRLGEEWYAVKVADVREIFQDYTVTPIPCVPDSILGVVNIRGEIISVTEVATLMGLGAADELSEEAPAIVIQNDEATTAMVIDEIGDIVEVPSGGVEPPLSVLDKTQAEYVAGSVYVDGRLIGLFNTATILRPIDAAGT
- the rph gene encoding ribonuclease PH — translated: MTRADGRAPGELRPVRVTRRYLKHAHGSCMLEFGDTKVLCAASVVEGVAQWRRGSGKGWVTAEYALLPASTHTRSRRESTGGGLKGRTHEIQRLIGRSLRTVVDMGAMGGEVTVNVDCDVIQADGGTRTAAVTGAYLALHDALATWRNAGRIPEVPLIDFVAATSVGMVDGVTMLDLDYAEDSIAEIDMNVVMDGRGRFIEVQGTGERTPFGRARLDELLDLGVAGCERLIDFQRKVVAEDADVAEL
- a CDS encoding purine-binding chemotaxis protein CheW yields the protein MVARRSSKKDAALSNGPAQTTAVLPAAVEKIVTFHLGGQVYALPIGCVQEIQQIVEFAKVPDDSPAILGMVNLRGLVIPALDMHTLLGMTVIEHTIDTPMIICRSSQGLVALIVEEVDDVVDLPEGCLQAAPSIHSLASRMLGVCRFDTGMVFLLDVDALLEPVELPEAEGEDAP
- the rdgB gene encoding RdgB/HAM1 family non-canonical purine NTP pyrophosphatase yields the protein MPPGGRVVVATGNAHKVEEIRGALAFTGWEFVAAGELGEWPEPEESGSTFLENARIKALAAHGLFGLPALADDSGLEVDALDGEPGVHSRYYAGPCATDAENNARLLVALGDTPRVRRQARFRCVVVFVTADGAEVVAEGACEGTIGAEPRGAKGFGYDPLFWPDEVPGKTMSELATHAKNAISHRGAALRALSDGLRVPADD
- a CDS encoding hybrid sensor histidine kinase/response regulator, translating into MVEFDRSAFIGKFQEEAQDLLQRLNESVITLEAEPENRELIDQMLRDAHTLKGSSRMVGLLDISDVAHRLEDIMVNIRHGEAPYTAQMTDSFFEALDAIVYLTEIAGKDVPVELDLAALQAKLSAVAEGSAAPAAGSQTEMTVAAAGGSVPPHSIAAPDNSAEDYEHESEEVEQQDRRSSSADGAMKAKSQPTIRIKTGQVDDLLNLVSEVVISQIKAEQWAVDLRHAVVEQADIWQAWLRTKSVLSTMIHEDDAAATHLSEEVAALDAALSDARRTLTGISKGFADDMSRASMVVNDLQEQGMRLRMLPVSTVFSTFPRAMRDLARSFKKDVELILEGGDTELDKKVLEEINDPLVHIMRNAVDHGIEPADVRRSLGKPEKGTIRMVARQEGDHIVIEVSDDGGGIDPNQVRASAVRKGYISQTEADSLSDREATYLIFEKGFSTAAIITEISGRGVGMDVVREFIVEKLKGSLDVTSRHGEGTTFRLTIPLTLAIIRALMLRVGDRVFALPTASVDETLRAEPSDVIKVEGREVIRRQRRTIPLVRLADILGVPADDPAPGAKIPIANVGFSGHRMGFMVDALVGEQQIVIKTLGTHLRKVDNVAGVTILGAGEVVPILNVPDLMANARSRAGRRGMGQKKVSERTGPRNILICEDSFTTRELERSIFEAAGYDVEVAMDGAQGLTKLREGMVVDAVVTDVQMPNMTGFELTRAIKKDPALKEIPVIIVTSLERDEEKAEGIDAGADAYITKSVFNQDTLLDTVDRLIR
- a CDS encoding glutamate racemase, which gives rise to MEQLPIGIFDSGLGGLTVVREIMRALPSERIVYLGDTARCPYGPRDLAEVRRFVLEIGTWLESRPVKLIVIACNTATAAGLALAQRTFDVPVVGVVEPGARAAVRASANRRIGVIGTTGTIDSGAYSEAVRSIDAGVTTFSVATPRFVDVVEAGLRMGPGTLESWLAESSDVFIRPTFYEIARDYLDPLKRSGIDTLILGCTHFPLLGTSIQQVLGSNVRLISSAEETAREVAETLRLRGQLAARTDLPLVHTFATTGDADEFSRLGSRVLREPLGSVGHVAVEHLSLSLSAKRGAPLDRSAVIGGSA
- a CDS encoding methyl-accepting chemotaxis protein, with translation MLTKLVTGFRSKFLYKITAATIVLAIVFNTLQWWLVLAVLGEEISAFASQAVDEWLFIIAGVAVIGVAWAGALIAIGSRFIKPLESVVTSVKAACQGEIGYKVELNTPDEFGVLARSYNQMLDLIVYLIRQTQESSKRLAQSSNEILSATEQQASGSAEQAASISQTTATMEELAATYRQIADNANQVVSMAEASLGSAEKGQHAVMNTLKAMEDIRLRSQSSANKILSLGERSQQIGQVLSIINSIADQTKILALNAAIEAARAGEAGKGFSVVAVEIRKLAESVVESTGEISTIMTEIQGAANELVIATEQELKQVQSGVELAHMTGENLDQIVEMVEQTTIAAKEISGATQQQKSATDQVVKAMREVAAVAQQTAAGSRQVAASAEQLSLIATESSQVGSAFKIVG
- a CDS encoding MBL fold metallo-hydrolase, which produces MRLTVLGSSASYAAAGQACSGYLVEHDGTAVLLDCGNGVLAHLVSVVDPLALRGVFVSHSHPDHFLDIYSLQALLRYAPQGPAAPLEVYLPDGLFERMTCLLSDRGVIEFAAAFNPHALADRVPVSVGPFTIEPRLVDHTDHSFAFRVTDGTAALCYTADTAYGPRALEAATDADVLLAEATLPEEYAGIAPHMTASEAGALAREAGVHTLVLTHVWPTNDRERMADDAHETFGGRVVVAREFDVFEIGPKGPAREERTL